The following proteins are encoded in a genomic region of Tenacibaculum sp. 190524A05c:
- a CDS encoding HU family DNA-binding protein, with protein sequence MTKADIVSKISDKTGIEKADVLATVEAFMTEVKDSLESGDNVYLRGFGSFIIKTRAEKTGRNISKNTTIKIPAHNIPAFKPAKTFTEGVKAKVAVK encoded by the coding sequence ATGACAAAAGCAGATATCGTATCGAAAATTTCAGACAAAACAGGAATCGAGAAAGCTGACGTTTTAGCAACTGTAGAGGCATTTATGACTGAAGTTAAAGATTCATTAGAAAGTGGAGATAATGTATATTTAAGAGGTTTCGGAAGCTTCATCATTAAAACAAGAGCTGAGAAAACTGGTAGAAATATTTCTAAAAATACAACTATCAAAATTCCTGCTCACAACATTCCAGCTTTTAAACCAGCTAAAACATTTACTGAAGGAGTAAAAGCTAAGGTTGCTGTTAAGTAA
- a CDS encoding cation transporter: protein MKLLKVVFALFLTASVFTSCKSEAKKEETKENKETTVPKAEMLSLNVSGMSCEIGCAKTIESKLAKKEGVLEAKVVFADSLATIKYDAEKIDKASLIAFVEGVGDGNTYKASESAGKDAKSCSDSKKECCKDETNKQACAEDCKKENCATKKA from the coding sequence ATGAAATTACTAAAAGTAGTATTTGCCTTATTCTTAACAGCTTCTGTTTTTACTAGTTGTAAATCTGAAGCTAAAAAAGAAGAGACTAAAGAAAATAAAGAAACTACAGTTCCAAAAGCAGAAATGCTTTCGTTAAATGTATCAGGAATGTCTTGTGAAATAGGATGTGCTAAAACAATTGAATCTAAACTTGCCAAAAAAGAAGGAGTTTTAGAAGCTAAAGTTGTTTTTGCTGATAGTTTAGCAACTATAAAATATGACGCAGAAAAAATAGATAAAGCTAGCTTAATTGCCTTTGTTGAAGGAGTTGGTGATGGTAACACATACAAAGCTTCAGAATCGGCAGGTAAAGATGCTAAAAGTTGCTCTGATAGTAAAAAAGAGTGCTGTAAAGATGAAACTAATAAGCAAGCATGTGCGGAAGATTGCAAGAAAGAAAATTGTGCTACTAAGAAAGCATAA
- a CDS encoding single-stranded DNA-binding protein, which translates to MSGTINKVILIGHLGDEIKMHYFEGGNSIGRFPLATNESYTNRQTGERVTNTDWHNIVVRNKLAEICEKYLSKGDRVYLEGKIKNRQYEVEGQKRYTTEIHVQEMTFLSTKKELNPPAGMNPTQPIQSTNPPVSKEEDDDLPF; encoded by the coding sequence ATGTCAGGAACAATCAATAAAGTTATTTTAATAGGTCATTTAGGAGACGAAATTAAGATGCATTATTTTGAAGGAGGAAATTCAATTGGAAGGTTTCCTTTAGCAACAAATGAATCATATACGAATCGTCAAACTGGTGAACGAGTAACAAATACAGACTGGCATAATATTGTGGTTCGAAACAAACTTGCAGAAATTTGCGAGAAATATTTGAGTAAAGGGGATAGAGTATATCTTGAAGGAAAAATAAAGAACCGTCAATATGAAGTTGAAGGTCAAAAAAGATATACCACTGAAATTCATGTTCAGGAAATGACTTTTTTATCAACTAAAAAAGAGTTGAATCCTCCTGCTGGCATGAATCCAACGCAACCGATTCAAAGTACAAACCCTCCTGTTTCTAAAGAAGAGGATGATGATCTACCATTTTAG
- the mutY gene encoding A/G-specific adenine glycosylase translates to MFFYKTLINWYLKKNRDLPWRKTKSPYEIWLSEIMLQQTRVAQGLPYFLKFTEAFPTVFDLANAEESEVLKLWQGLGYYSRARNLHFTAKHVANERNGVFPNSYKGLLKLKGVGDYTASAIASICFDEPAAVVDGNVYRVLSRFYGIDTPINSTEGIKQFKELAQTIIQEEEPGRYNQAIMDFGALHCKPKNPLCNECPLASSCVALEQEKVSELPVKIKKIKVKKRYFNYVVVITEDETTLFTERKGKGIWQGLYQFPLIETTRSISANELVKQEEFVSLIPNDAAISLFNKDEIIHKLSHQHLVTKFWIVHVSQIKGDAIKWSEIEQFPTSVLISNFLKDYTNTNSQNLYI, encoded by the coding sequence ATGTTTTTTTATAAAACTCTGATAAACTGGTATTTAAAAAAGAATAGAGATTTACCCTGGAGAAAAACAAAAAGCCCATACGAAATTTGGTTGAGTGAAATTATGTTGCAACAAACTCGAGTTGCGCAAGGATTGCCCTATTTTTTGAAATTTACTGAAGCTTTTCCAACTGTTTTTGACTTGGCAAACGCCGAAGAAAGTGAGGTTTTAAAGCTATGGCAGGGATTGGGATATTATTCAAGAGCGCGTAATTTACATTTTACTGCAAAGCATGTGGCAAACGAACGTAATGGAGTTTTCCCAAACTCGTATAAAGGATTACTAAAATTGAAAGGAGTTGGCGATTATACAGCTTCTGCAATAGCATCAATATGTTTTGATGAACCAGCGGCGGTAGTAGATGGAAATGTATATAGAGTGTTGTCTCGTTTTTACGGTATCGATACACCAATTAATTCTACGGAAGGAATCAAACAGTTTAAGGAATTAGCTCAAACTATAATTCAAGAAGAAGAACCTGGAAGATATAACCAAGCCATTATGGATTTTGGTGCATTACATTGTAAACCCAAAAATCCACTTTGTAATGAATGTCCATTAGCTTCTAGTTGTGTTGCTCTCGAGCAAGAGAAAGTTTCAGAATTACCAGTAAAGATTAAAAAGATTAAAGTAAAGAAGCGATACTTTAATTATGTAGTTGTAATTACCGAAGATGAAACGACATTGTTTACAGAAAGAAAGGGAAAAGGAATATGGCAAGGATTGTATCAATTTCCTTTAATTGAAACAACTAGAAGTATATCAGCAAATGAATTAGTAAAACAAGAGGAATTCGTTTCGTTAATTCCAAATGATGCTGCTATCTCTCTATTTAATAAAGATGAAATTATTCATAAACTTTCGCATCAACATTTGGTGACAAAATTCTGGATTGTTCATGTGAGTCAAATAAAAGGAGATGCAATTAAATGGAGTGAAATTGAACAATTTCCTACCTCGGTTTTGATCAGTAACTTTTTAAAAGATTATACAAATACGAATTCACAAAATTTGTATATTTGA
- a CDS encoding ribonuclease E/G, with product MKTELIIRSNSSDIDFALLRDGRLVELNKETSDNKFSVGDIFLAKIGKVMTGLNAAFVNVGYPKDGFLHYHDLGPQVLSLSKFIKKVSTGKFKEFTLKNFRSEEDIDKNGGINDVLKSGQNLLVQIVKEPISTKGPRISSELSIAGRFLVLVPFSNRVSVSQKITDNKEKERLKKLAKSIKPKGFGLILRTVAEGKRVAELDKDLENSLDRWKTLCKRIANSNTPTKVLSELDRASSILRDVMNDSFTNIITNDESLKIEIKEYLQKIYPEKENIVKLHRSNVPIFEKYGIERQIKTSFGRTVSMSKGAYLVIEHTEALHVIDVNSGNRSNKAKNQEETALEVNLIAATEIARQLQLRDMGGIIVVDFIDMKTAENRQKLYQHLKEAMSLDRTKHKILPPSKFGLVQITRQRVRPELEIKTREPNPNKNGEVEAPIVLIDKIEAELDRIVNSNVPYVDVTLNVHPFIAAYLTKNINSIRFQWFLRHKRWIKIIPRDAYQYLQYHFSYRKKNK from the coding sequence ATGAAAACAGAATTAATTATTCGTTCAAATTCTTCTGATATTGATTTTGCCTTATTAAGAGATGGTAGACTTGTTGAATTAAACAAGGAAACAAGCGACAACAAATTTTCAGTTGGTGATATTTTTCTAGCAAAAATTGGAAAAGTTATGACTGGATTAAACGCCGCTTTTGTAAACGTTGGTTATCCTAAAGATGGTTTTTTACATTACCATGATTTAGGTCCGCAAGTTTTATCATTAAGTAAATTTATAAAGAAAGTAAGCACAGGTAAATTTAAAGAGTTCACTTTAAAAAACTTCCGTTCAGAAGAAGATATCGACAAAAACGGAGGTATTAACGACGTACTAAAATCAGGTCAAAATTTATTAGTTCAAATCGTAAAAGAACCGATATCTACCAAAGGCCCAAGAATTAGCTCAGAGCTATCAATTGCCGGTAGATTTTTAGTTTTAGTTCCTTTTTCAAACAGAGTATCGGTGTCACAAAAAATTACCGATAATAAAGAAAAAGAGCGTTTAAAGAAATTAGCAAAAAGTATTAAACCGAAAGGTTTTGGACTTATTTTAAGAACAGTTGCTGAAGGTAAAAGAGTAGCTGAATTAGATAAGGACTTAGAAAACTCATTAGACCGTTGGAAAACGCTTTGCAAACGAATTGCAAACTCTAATACACCAACGAAGGTATTGAGTGAGTTAGATAGAGCATCTTCTATTTTAAGAGATGTAATGAACGATTCTTTTACTAATATTATAACTAATGATGAGAGTTTAAAAATAGAAATCAAGGAATATTTACAAAAGATATATCCTGAGAAAGAAAACATTGTTAAACTCCACAGATCTAATGTTCCAATTTTTGAGAAATACGGTATCGAAAGACAAATCAAAACTTCTTTTGGTAGAACCGTATCTATGAGTAAAGGTGCTTATTTGGTTATTGAACATACAGAAGCTTTACACGTAATTGATGTAAACAGTGGTAACCGATCTAATAAGGCCAAAAACCAAGAAGAAACAGCGTTAGAAGTTAATTTAATTGCTGCAACAGAGATTGCAAGACAATTACAATTAAGAGACATGGGTGGTATTATAGTAGTTGATTTTATTGATATGAAAACTGCCGAAAACAGGCAAAAGTTATATCAACACTTAAAAGAAGCCATGTCTTTAGACAGAACTAAGCATAAGATACTACCTCCAAGTAAATTTGGACTAGTACAAATTACACGTCAAAGAGTTAGACCTGAACTCGAAATAAAAACTCGTGAACCTAATCCTAATAAAAATGGTGAAGTAGAAGCTCCAATTGTATTAATAGATAAAATTGAAGCTGAATTAGACCGAATTGTGAATAGCAATGTTCCTTACGTAGATGTTACTTTAAATGTTCATCCATTTATTGCTGCATATCTAACTAAAAACATAAACTCTATTCGTTTTCAATGGTTCCTTCGTCATAAAAGATGGATTAAAATTATACCTAGAGATGCTTATCAGTATTTACAATATCATTTTTCTTACAGAAAGAAAAATAAGTAA
- the gldD gene encoding gliding motility lipoprotein GldD has protein sequence MYKYVLLLLIVIVVGCNGDVVPKPKAYLSLQYPEKSYEKTTVERPYVFDIPSSGIVQKLPKNWLKIKYPKLKASVDITYRPVKENLKELLMEADKLVFEHTIKADNISSRDYSNDEKKVYGKLYDISGNAASQVQFHVTDSAKHFLKASLFFYSKPNYDSVLPAVDYIKQDMIRMMESLEWRE, from the coding sequence ATGTATAAATATGTTTTGCTATTGTTAATAGTAATTGTTGTTGGATGTAATGGAGATGTGGTTCCAAAACCTAAAGCATATTTGAGTTTACAATATCCTGAAAAATCTTATGAAAAAACTACTGTAGAAAGACCTTATGTTTTTGATATTCCAAGTTCTGGTATCGTTCAAAAATTACCAAAAAACTGGTTGAAAATTAAATATCCCAAACTAAAGGCTTCGGTTGATATTACATACAGGCCAGTAAAAGAAAACTTAAAAGAGTTGCTTATGGAAGCTGATAAATTAGTTTTTGAGCATACTATTAAGGCTGATAATATTTCTTCCAGAGATTACTCGAATGATGAGAAAAAGGTATACGGGAAGCTTTATGATATTTCTGGAAATGCAGCTTCTCAAGTTCAGTTTCATGTTACAGATAGTGCGAAACACTTTTTAAAAGCTTCTTTATTCTTTTATTCAAAACCAAATTACGATAGCGTTTTACCCGCTGTTGATTATATCAAACAAGATATGATTCGTATGATGGAATCTTTGGAGTGGAGAGAATAG
- a CDS encoding COX15/CtaA family protein: MKKHFPRIVKITLISVYLIFLAGAVVRMTGSGMGCPDWPKCFGYYIPPTSEDQITWQANKEFKKGMIIVKDEVLFVAESDLTTASEFNPNNWSKYTKHDYAKFNKYHTWTEYINRLVSVVAGFVFLFLLYGALQFRKENKTITIISFAAFFLMLFEAWLGKTVVDTNLKPTIITIHMVIGLVIVALLLYLRFIVTEKDNTYKFDTLFNRLLIFSVIFSLIQIAMGTQVRQFIDEQVKQFGFDNKQYSLMNPSFKFYFHRSFTIAIVLVNFGMFYLNQVKNLGYKLVNWIVFLIFLETITGILMYYAEFPLGTQAIHLLAGAILFGLQFYLWLQSRKVKRLA; this comes from the coding sequence ATGAAAAAACACTTTCCTCGAATTGTAAAAATTACCCTAATCTCCGTTTACTTAATTTTTTTAGCTGGTGCTGTTGTTCGTATGACAGGATCTGGAATGGGTTGTCCTGATTGGCCGAAATGTTTTGGGTATTATATTCCTCCAACTTCAGAAGATCAAATTACCTGGCAAGCAAATAAGGAGTTTAAAAAAGGGATGATTATTGTAAAAGATGAAGTGTTATTTGTTGCTGAAAGTGATTTAACTACTGCTTCTGAATTTAATCCAAATAACTGGTCTAAATATACAAAACACGATTATGCCAAGTTTAACAAATATCATACTTGGACTGAATATATCAACAGACTCGTTTCCGTTGTAGCTGGATTTGTATTTCTCTTTTTATTATACGGAGCTCTTCAATTTCGAAAGGAAAACAAAACAATTACTATAATTTCTTTTGCGGCATTCTTTTTAATGCTCTTCGAAGCTTGGTTGGGAAAAACGGTTGTTGATACCAACTTAAAACCAACAATTATTACTATTCATATGGTAATTGGATTAGTTATTGTTGCACTGCTTTTATACCTACGATTTATTGTAACAGAAAAAGACAACACCTATAAATTTGATACTTTATTCAATAGGTTATTAATATTCTCTGTAATATTCTCATTGATTCAAATTGCAATGGGAACTCAGGTACGACAATTTATTGATGAGCAAGTAAAGCAATTTGGTTTTGACAATAAACAGTATAGTTTAATGAATCCTAGTTTTAAGTTCTATTTCCATAGGTCTTTCACCATTGCCATAGTTCTTGTGAATTTTGGAATGTTTTATTTGAATCAAGTTAAAAATTTGGGATACAAATTGGTGAACTGGATTGTTTTCTTAATTTTTCTAGAGACTATTACAGGAATTTTAATGTACTATGCTGAATTCCCATTGGGAACGCAGGCAATACATTTATTGGCAGGAGCAATTCTTTTCGGATTACAGTTTTACTTATGGCTGCAAAGTAGAAAAGTAAAACGCTTAGCGTAA
- a CDS encoding DMT family transporter, whose translation MNKNQYKWVVLLMLSLIWGSSFILMKKALLGLTPVQVGAFRILITAVFLLLIGFKSLKKIKKEQWKYVFYSALLGTLFPSFLFAFAVDKIDSSIASILNSLTPFNTLIVGVLVFGFLFQKKQIAGILIGLLGTLILILKGADLNPNQNYWFALFPIISSIGYAFNVNIIKKHLQDLEPIAITTGNFILIIIPALLVLAFTGFFSSFELNETTEPALLYITILAIVGTGFAKIMFNKLIQISSPIFSSSVTYLIPIVAVMWGILDGEKLSLIQLVAGVIILFGVYLVNKKK comes from the coding sequence ATGAATAAAAATCAATATAAGTGGGTTGTATTACTCATGCTTTCACTAATCTGGGGTAGTTCATTTATATTAATGAAAAAGGCGTTATTAGGTTTAACTCCAGTTCAAGTTGGTGCTTTTAGAATTTTAATCACAGCAGTTTTTTTATTACTTATTGGATTTAAAAGTTTAAAAAAGATAAAAAAAGAGCAGTGGAAGTATGTTTTTTATAGTGCATTACTAGGAACTCTATTTCCTTCTTTTTTGTTTGCTTTTGCTGTTGATAAAATAGACAGTTCCATTGCTTCTATCTTAAATTCATTAACCCCTTTTAATACACTAATTGTTGGAGTTTTGGTTTTTGGTTTCTTGTTCCAAAAGAAACAAATTGCGGGTATTTTAATCGGTTTACTTGGAACACTAATTTTAATTTTAAAAGGAGCTGATTTAAATCCGAATCAAAATTATTGGTTTGCTTTATTCCCCATCATTTCTTCAATTGGTTATGCATTCAATGTGAATATAATTAAAAAGCATCTACAAGATTTGGAACCAATTGCTATTACTACAGGGAATTTTATTCTTATTATAATACCTGCATTGTTAGTATTGGCTTTTACCGGGTTTTTCAGTTCGTTTGAATTGAACGAAACTACAGAACCTGCTTTGTTATACATAACTATTTTGGCAATTGTAGGGACTGGATTTGCTAAAATCATGTTCAATAAGTTGATTCAAATTTCTTCGCCAATCTTTTCTTCTTCGGTAACCTATTTAATTCCAATTGTAGCTGTAATGTGGGGAATATTAGATGGAGAAAAATTGAGTTTAATTCAATTAGTTGCTGGAGTAATAATTTTGTTTGGAGTGTATTTGGTAAATAAAAAGAAATAA
- a CDS encoding pitrilysin family protein, with translation MKTKILSFVAILAITFAATAQRDLNPQPKPGPAPKIKLGKPEKFTLSNGLQVIMVENHKLPRASANLTIDNKPVFEGSKAGLSSMMGSLLGNGTTSISKDDFNEKIDYLGANVSFFQSGAFASSLKKYFPEILGLMADGVKNSVFTQEEFDKEVERTLEGLKSNEKSVTAIARRVEDYLTYGKNHPFGEYTSPESVKNITLADVKNNYNTYYKPNNAYLVIVGDINPRETKKLVKKLFGDWKKGNIPAYTMPKTTNPATTEINFINMPNAVQSEIAVVNNVDLTLGDKDYYAALLANNILGGGGTARLFMNLREDKGYTYGSYSRISQSRYAGTFRATASVRNMVTDSAVVELQKEINKIRYQKVSEEELKNAKAKYVGDFVMDVQKPRTVANFALNIARYNLPDNFYEKYLANINAVTLDDVQNAAIKYFKGDKARIFITGKGIEVLDNLEKTTDYSIKYFDKLGNASKKPEMSLPIPAGVTATTVVDKYFEAIGGKDKVAAVKTVMSVSNAKVQGIEITLTSKSAAPNKASVVVTGMGQTFSKQIFDGTKGYSEAQGRRKDLEGKELEEAKARKSPFEDEAYKAGTLDRIEPVDGNNAYVIKYNDTEVFYDVKSGLKIKSLRTVKSPQGEVKVPTTFGDYKEVNGVKFPHKTNVKQGPMDLNFVIKEIKVNEGVSDADFQ, from the coding sequence ATGAAAACAAAAATATTATCATTCGTAGCAATTTTAGCAATTACATTTGCTGCTACGGCTCAAAGAGATTTAAACCCACAACCTAAACCTGGACCTGCTCCAAAGATTAAGTTAGGTAAGCCTGAAAAATTCACACTTTCAAATGGTTTACAAGTAATTATGGTAGAAAACCATAAACTACCTAGAGCTTCTGCAAACCTTACTATTGACAACAAACCTGTTTTTGAAGGTTCTAAAGCTGGTTTATCAAGTATGATGGGAAGTTTATTAGGTAATGGAACAACTTCTATTTCTAAAGATGATTTCAATGAAAAGATTGACTATTTAGGTGCTAACGTGAGCTTTTTTCAAAGTGGTGCTTTTGCTTCTTCATTAAAAAAGTACTTCCCAGAGATATTAGGTTTAATGGCGGATGGAGTTAAGAACTCTGTTTTTACACAAGAAGAATTCGACAAAGAAGTTGAAAGAACTTTAGAAGGATTAAAGAGTAATGAAAAAAGTGTTACTGCAATTGCTCGTAGAGTAGAAGATTACTTAACATACGGTAAAAACCACCCATTTGGTGAGTACACAAGTCCAGAGTCTGTAAAAAACATTACTCTTGCTGATGTAAAGAATAACTATAACACTTACTACAAGCCAAACAATGCTTATTTAGTAATTGTTGGAGATATCAATCCAAGAGAAACTAAGAAATTAGTAAAAAAGTTATTTGGTGATTGGAAAAAAGGAAACATTCCTGCTTACACAATGCCAAAAACTACAAATCCTGCAACTACAGAAATCAACTTTATAAACATGCCAAACGCTGTTCAATCTGAGATTGCTGTTGTTAACAATGTTGACTTAACTTTAGGAGACAAAGATTACTATGCTGCTTTATTAGCTAACAACATTTTAGGTGGTGGTGGAACTGCACGTTTATTTATGAACTTAAGAGAAGATAAAGGATATACTTATGGTTCTTACTCAAGAATAAGTCAAAGTAGATATGCAGGAACATTTAGAGCAACTGCTAGTGTTCGTAACATGGTTACTGATAGTGCTGTAGTTGAATTACAAAAGGAAATTAATAAAATCCGTTACCAAAAAGTATCTGAGGAAGAATTAAAGAATGCAAAAGCTAAATATGTTGGAGACTTTGTAATGGATGTTCAAAAGCCAAGGACAGTTGCAAACTTCGCATTAAACATTGCTCGTTACAACCTACCAGATAATTTCTACGAAAAGTATTTAGCAAACATTAACGCTGTTACTTTAGATGATGTTCAAAATGCTGCTATTAAATATTTTAAAGGAGATAAAGCTAGAATTTTCATTACGGGTAAAGGAATTGAAGTTCTTGACAACTTAGAAAAGACTACTGATTATTCAATTAAGTATTTTGACAAATTAGGTAACGCTTCTAAGAAACCAGAAATGAGCTTACCAATTCCTGCAGGAGTTACAGCTACAACAGTAGTAGATAAGTATTTTGAAGCTATCGGAGGTAAAGATAAAGTTGCTGCTGTAAAAACGGTAATGAGTGTTTCTAACGCTAAAGTTCAAGGAATTGAGATTACTTTAACTAGTAAATCAGCTGCTCCTAATAAAGCTTCTGTTGTTGTAACAGGAATGGGACAAACATTTAGTAAACAAATTTTTGATGGTACTAAAGGATATTCTGAAGCTCAAGGAAGAAGAAAAGATCTTGAAGGTAAGGAATTAGAAGAAGCTAAAGCAAGAAAATCTCCATTCGAAGATGAAGCTTATAAAGCAGGAACTTTAGATAGAATAGAACCAGTTGATGGTAATAACGCTTATGTTATCAAATACAATGATACAGAAGTTTTTTACGATGTAAAATCAGGTTTAAAAATTAAATCTTTAAGAACAGTAAAAAGTCCTCAAGGAGAAGTTAAAGTTCCTACTACATTTGGAGATTATAAAGAAGTGAACGGAGTTAAATTCCCTCACAAGACAAATGTAAAACAAGGACCAATGGATTTAAACTTTGTAATTAAAGAAATCAAAGTTAACGAAGGAGTTTCTGATGCAGATTTTCAATAA
- the gldE gene encoding gliding motility-associated protein GldE, producing MDPEPYFLFLTNSTLITTSSLIALLVLLICSALVSGTEVAFFSLSQTELDELHEETKGKSIVVKLLEKPKKLLGTILVTNNFINILIVLIFASLEEFMFGGLNFSLDFGVFTIPASVVKVFIQVGLVTFLILLFGEVLPKVYASRKSLQFANFMAKPIYVLNAILTPLSRPLIGITNSIERRLGNKNNNLSVEKLSQALELTSEDSTTKDEQKILEGIVTFGNTETVQIMKPRTDVCAIADDNSYEEVLKIILDNGYSRNPVYHENIDNIVGILYAKDLLAHLNKKTFNWQSLLREPFFVPENKKLDDLLKEFQDKKNHLAIVVDEYGGTSGIVTLEDVIEEIVGDINDEFDNDDLSYSKIDENNFVFEGKVTVRDLCRVLDEDEAIFEDEKGESETLAGFILEVSGKFPRRGEKINFENYVFTIEALDRKRIKQVKVTRNV from the coding sequence TTGGACCCGGAACCCTATTTTTTATTCCTTACTAACTCTACATTAATAACTACATCGAGTTTAATTGCTTTGCTTGTATTACTAATTTGTTCTGCTTTAGTTTCAGGTACAGAAGTTGCTTTTTTCTCTTTATCTCAAACCGAATTAGACGAGTTACATGAAGAAACAAAAGGGAAAAGTATTGTAGTTAAATTATTAGAAAAACCTAAGAAGTTACTAGGAACCATTTTAGTAACGAATAACTTTATAAATATCTTAATTGTACTAATATTCGCTTCACTTGAAGAGTTCATGTTCGGTGGTCTTAACTTCTCTCTTGATTTTGGAGTTTTTACCATACCAGCTTCCGTTGTTAAGGTGTTTATTCAGGTAGGATTAGTTACATTTTTAATATTACTATTCGGAGAAGTTTTACCGAAAGTATATGCAAGTAGAAAGTCGTTACAGTTTGCCAATTTTATGGCGAAACCGATATATGTTCTAAATGCAATTTTAACTCCGTTAAGCAGACCTTTGATTGGAATAACAAATAGTATTGAAAGAAGGTTAGGAAATAAAAACAATAATCTTTCTGTTGAAAAACTATCTCAAGCATTAGAATTGACTTCCGAAGACTCTACAACAAAAGACGAACAAAAAATACTAGAAGGAATTGTAACATTTGGGAATACCGAAACGGTTCAAATTATGAAACCTAGGACTGATGTCTGCGCTATTGCTGATGATAATTCTTATGAAGAGGTTTTAAAAATAATACTTGACAATGGGTATTCAAGAAATCCAGTATATCATGAGAATATAGATAATATTGTAGGTATACTTTATGCAAAAGATTTATTAGCTCATCTCAATAAAAAAACATTTAACTGGCAAAGCTTGTTGAGAGAACCATTTTTTGTTCCAGAAAACAAGAAGTTAGATGATTTGCTAAAAGAGTTTCAGGATAAAAAGAATCACCTAGCAATTGTTGTTGATGAATATGGAGGTACAAGCGGAATTGTAACTCTTGAAGATGTAATTGAAGAAATTGTAGGAGATATTAACGATGAGTTTGATAATGATGATTTATCATACTCTAAAATAGATGAGAACAATTTCGTTTTTGAAGGTAAGGTTACGGTTAGAGATTTATGTCGTGTATTAGATGAAGATGAAGCTATTTTCGAAGATGAAAAGGGAGAAAGTGAAACGTTGGCTGGATTTATTTTAGAGGTTTCAGGTAAGTTTCCTCGAAGAGGTGAGAAAATAAACTTTGAAAATTACGTTTTTACTATAGAGGCTCTTGATCGAAAAAGAATTAAACAAGTAAAAGTTACAAGAAATGTATAA